One genomic window of Desulfuromonas acetoxidans DSM 684 includes the following:
- a CDS encoding GatB/YqeY domain-containing protein, with protein MDLQQRLNEAMKEAMKAKQTERLGVIRLIRTAIKNAEIDQRKEMDDAAIIAVMSTLLKQRRESAQIYRDNERLDLAEKEEREIEVLQEFLPQALTEEELKQLVEATIAEVGATSMKEMGAVMKKVTAQTVGRADGRQVSELVKACLMNR; from the coding sequence ATGGATTTACAACAACGCCTTAACGAGGCGATGAAAGAGGCCATGAAGGCCAAGCAGACCGAGCGCCTCGGCGTGATCCGTCTGATCCGTACCGCCATTAAAAATGCCGAGATCGATCAGCGCAAAGAGATGGACGACGCTGCCATTATTGCCGTGATGTCGACCCTGCTCAAGCAGCGTCGTGAGTCGGCACAGATCTACCGTGACAATGAGCGGCTTGATCTGGCGGAAAAAGAGGAGCGCGAGATTGAAGTGCTGCAGGAGTTTCTGCCGCAGGCGTTGACCGAAGAGGAGCTCAAGCAGTTGGTCGAAGCAACCATCGCCGAAGTGGGTGCCACCTCCATGAAGGAGATGGGTGCGGTGATGAAAAAGGTGACTGCCCAGACCGTGGGCCGTGCTGATGGCCGTCAGGTCAGTGAACTGGTCAAGGCCTGTTTGATGAACCGCTGA
- the hisIE gene encoding bifunctional phosphoribosyl-AMP cyclohydrolase/phosphoribosyl-ATP diphosphatase HisIE: MRLVEQLKFDDNGLVPCITQDVDSGEVLMLAYMNEEAVENTLNTGKVHYYSRSRGKQWMKGESSGHVQKVREIRYDCDGDTVLIKVEQVGAACHTGRRSCFYSVWDDSKLVIDGEPEVNAAQVYGEKDILDAVYHVIQDRRRNPSEKSYVHSLFTKGLDKILSKIGEEATETAVAGKGGDREEVIYEVADLFFHTLILLGYYDLPPERIYAELRRRFGLSGIEEKESRSK; the protein is encoded by the coding sequence ATGCGTCTTGTTGAGCAGTTAAAATTTGATGATAACGGCCTGGTGCCGTGTATTACCCAGGATGTCGACAGCGGCGAAGTGCTGATGCTCGCTTACATGAACGAAGAAGCGGTGGAAAACACCCTGAACACCGGCAAGGTCCACTATTATAGCCGGTCACGGGGCAAGCAGTGGATGAAGGGCGAGTCCTCCGGCCATGTGCAGAAGGTGCGCGAAATTCGCTACGACTGCGACGGCGATACGGTGCTGATCAAGGTTGAGCAGGTGGGCGCGGCCTGTCATACCGGCCGCCGTTCCTGTTTCTACAGTGTCTGGGACGACAGCAAACTGGTGATTGACGGTGAGCCCGAGGTCAACGCTGCACAAGTGTATGGCGAGAAAGATATCCTCGATGCGGTCTACCATGTCATCCAGGATCGCCGTCGTAATCCGTCGGAAAAATCCTACGTCCACTCGCTGTTCACCAAGGGGCTGGACAAGATTCTCAGCAAAATTGGTGAAGAAGCAACTGAAACGGCCGTGGCCGGTAAAGGTGGCGACCGCGAGGAAGTGATCTACGAAGTCGCGGACCTATTCTTCCACACCCTGATCCTGCTGGGTTACTACGATCTGCCGCCCGAGCGTATTTACGCCGAGCTGCGCCGTCGTTTTGGCTTGTCAGGCATTGAGGAAAAAGAGTCGCGTAGCAAATAA
- the hisF gene encoding imidazole glycerol phosphate synthase subunit HisF, whose protein sequence is MLTRRIIPCLDVKDGRVVKGVQFVDLIDAGDPVEAAMAYDAQGADELTFLDITASSDKRNIILDVVARTAEQVFMPLTVGGGIREIADIRNLLNAGADKVSINTAAVHRPEFVREAAERFGTQCIVVAIDARRVPDSDPQRWEVYTHGGRNATGIDAIEWAVKMEELGAGEILLTSMDCDGTKDGYDIALTRAVSDAVHIPVIASGGVGNLEHIKDGLTDGGASAALAASIFHFREYTITECKEYLQQHQVPVRI, encoded by the coding sequence ATGCTGACACGTCGCATTATTCCCTGTCTCGATGTCAAGGACGGCCGGGTGGTCAAAGGGGTGCAATTTGTCGATTTGATTGATGCCGGTGACCCGGTGGAAGCGGCCATGGCGTATGACGCCCAGGGCGCCGATGAGCTGACGTTTCTCGATATCACCGCGTCCAGCGACAAGCGCAACATCATTCTCGATGTAGTGGCGCGTACCGCTGAGCAGGTGTTCATGCCGTTGACCGTTGGTGGCGGTATCCGTGAGATTGCCGATATCCGCAACCTGCTCAATGCCGGAGCGGACAAAGTGAGTATCAATACCGCCGCTGTGCACCGTCCCGAATTTGTTCGCGAGGCGGCCGAGCGTTTCGGCACCCAGTGTATCGTCGTGGCCATTGACGCCCGGCGCGTGCCCGACAGCGATCCGCAACGCTGGGAGGTCTACACCCATGGCGGCCGCAATGCCACCGGCATTGATGCCATTGAATGGGCGGTCAAGATGGAAGAGTTGGGTGCGGGCGAGATCCTGCTCACCTCCATGGATTGCGACGGCACCAAGGACGGCTACGATATCGCTCTGACCCGTGCGGTCAGTGATGCCGTGCACATCCCGGTGATCGCCTCCGGCGGTGTCGGCAATCTGGAGCATATTAAAGACGGTCTGACCGATGGTGGTGCCAGTGCGGCTTTGGCCGCAAGCATTTTTCACTTCCGCGAGTACACCATTACCGAGTGCAAAGAGTATTTACAGCAACACCAGGTCCCGGTGCGGATCTGA
- the hisA gene encoding 1-(5-phosphoribosyl)-5-[(5-phosphoribosylamino)methylideneamino]imidazole-4-carboxamide isomerase, giving the protein MIVIPAIDLKNGACVRLEQGLMERDTVYSDDPGAQARIWQDQGGEMLHIVDLDGAFAGEPKNRHAIEAIVKALDIPTELGGGIRDMETIECYLKLGVSRVILGTIAKENPQFVKEACKAFPGQIVVGIDAKQGLVAVRGWADVTEKKAIDLAREMEDFGVEAIIYTDIARDGMMQGPNLKETGDLAEAITIPVIASGGVSSLKDIENLLTIKDKGLAGVITGKAIYSGALDLREAVALTRGKG; this is encoded by the coding sequence ATGATCGTCATTCCGGCCATTGATTTGAAAAACGGCGCCTGCGTTCGACTGGAGCAGGGGCTGATGGAACGTGATACCGTTTATTCCGATGATCCCGGTGCCCAGGCGCGCATCTGGCAAGATCAGGGCGGCGAGATGCTGCATATTGTCGACCTCGACGGCGCGTTTGCCGGCGAGCCGAAAAATCGCCATGCCATTGAGGCGATCGTCAAAGCGTTGGATATCCCGACGGAACTCGGCGGCGGTATCCGCGATATGGAAACCATCGAATGCTATCTCAAGCTCGGCGTCAGTCGGGTGATTCTCGGCACCATTGCCAAGGAGAATCCCCAGTTTGTCAAGGAAGCCTGTAAGGCATTCCCCGGCCAGATTGTCGTCGGCATCGACGCCAAGCAGGGGCTGGTTGCCGTACGCGGCTGGGCCGATGTGACCGAGAAGAAAGCCATTGATCTGGCGCGTGAGATGGAAGATTTCGGTGTTGAGGCGATCATCTACACCGATATCGCTCGCGACGGCATGATGCAGGGCCCCAACCTCAAAGAGACCGGCGATCTCGCCGAAGCCATCACTATTCCGGTGATCGCCTCCGGTGGCGTGTCGAGTCTCAAGGATATTGAAAACCTGCTGACCATCAAGGACAAAGGGCTGGCCGGCGTGATCACCGGCAAGGCGATCTACAGCGGTGCCTTGGATCTGCGTGAGGCCGTGGCCCTGACGCGAGGAAAGGGTTAA
- the hisH gene encoding imidazole glycerol phosphate synthase subunit HisH → MITIIDYGMGNLRSVQKGFEKVGYTAQVTDDPRVVEKAERLVLPGVGAFRDCMDNLRDGGFIEPIHQFIATGRPFLGICLGFQVLLGESEEFGSHQGLGIFPGKVTRFAEDMQLDGETLKVPHMGWNRIQHRDIPLFKGVAQDSFVYFVHSYYVQPEDSTVVAATTDYGIEFCSAICRDNVMATQFHPEKSQQVGLTMLKNFGEL, encoded by the coding sequence ATGATTACAATTATCGATTACGGCATGGGTAATCTGCGCAGCGTGCAGAAAGGCTTTGAAAAAGTAGGTTACACCGCCCAGGTGACCGATGATCCGCGTGTGGTGGAAAAAGCCGAACGCCTGGTGTTACCCGGTGTTGGAGCGTTCCGCGATTGTATGGACAATTTGCGCGACGGCGGTTTTATCGAACCGATCCACCAGTTTATTGCCACCGGGCGGCCGTTTCTCGGCATCTGCCTCGGTTTTCAAGTGTTGCTCGGTGAAAGCGAGGAGTTCGGCAGTCATCAGGGGCTGGGGATCTTCCCCGGTAAGGTGACCCGCTTTGCCGAAGATATGCAGCTTGACGGGGAAACCCTCAAGGTGCCTCACATGGGCTGGAACCGCATTCAACACCGCGATATCCCGCTGTTCAAGGGCGTAGCGCAGGACAGTTTCGTTTACTTTGTCCACTCCTACTATGTGCAGCCCGAGGACAGCACCGTGGTCGCCGCGACCACCGACTACGGCATCGAATTCTGCAGCGCCATCTGTCGCGACAACGTGATGGCTACCCAGTTTCACCCGGAGAAAAGCCAGCAGGTCGGTTTGACCATGCTGAAGAATTTTGGAGAACTGTAA
- the hisB gene encoding imidazoleglycerol-phosphate dehydratase HisB codes for MSRTACIERRTAETTIDLKLDLDGSGQGEISTSVPFLDHMLILLKGHGFFDLTIQAQGDVEIDDHHTVEDMGICLGEAFKQALGDKKGIRRYGRFTMPMHEALASVILDFSGRPHLVFNVDMPKAKVGQFDTELVEEFFVAFCNHAGVNLHINLAYGSNLHHIIEAIFKGFGRALDEATQIDPRISGVMSTKGKLE; via the coding sequence ATGTCACGAACTGCTTGCATTGAACGCCGCACGGCTGAAACCACCATTGACCTGAAACTGGATTTGGACGGCAGCGGCCAGGGCGAAATCAGCACCTCGGTGCCGTTTCTCGACCACATGCTGATCTTGCTTAAAGGCCATGGATTCTTTGACCTGACCATTCAGGCGCAGGGCGATGTTGAGATTGACGACCATCACACGGTCGAAGATATGGGCATCTGCCTCGGCGAGGCGTTCAAACAGGCGTTGGGCGACAAAAAAGGCATCCGCCGTTATGGCCGTTTCACCATGCCGATGCATGAGGCGCTGGCCTCGGTGATTCTCGATTTTTCCGGCCGCCCGCATCTGGTGTTCAACGTCGATATGCCCAAGGCCAAGGTCGGCCAGTTTGACACCGAGCTGGTGGAGGAGTTTTTTGTCGCGTTTTGCAACCACGCTGGGGTGAACCTGCATATCAACCTGGCGTACGGCAGCAATCTGCACCACATTATCGAAGCGATTTTTAAGGGCTTCGGTCGCGCCCTTGATGAAGCGACCCAGATCGACCCGCGTATCAGCGGCGTCATGTCGACCAAAGGAAAATTGGAATAG
- the hisD gene encoding histidinol dehydrogenase produces the protein MKLLRFDDPDFAESFAHIENRAEEIPADIDTTVRAIIDAVQQRGDAALQEYTLRFDRLDLTAQGMEVSADEMAEAVAKVSADDLAALKLAAERISAYHRRQKQETWLSTDESDILLGQMIRPLDRVGIYVPGGKAAYPSSVLMNAIPAKVAGVPEVIMVVPMPNGEANPHVLAAAHIAGVDRIFRVGGAQAVAALAYGTETIPRVDKITGPGNIYVATAKKMVFGQVDIDMIAGPSEILVVNDGSGCARHIAADLLSQAEHDELASAVLVTSCDTMAKEVAAEVEKQLALLPRNAIARSSIDEYGAIIVADDLDQVLEFCNRIATEHLELAVDNPFDLLPKVRHAGAIFMGHHTPEALGDYLAGPNHTLPTGGTARFFSPLSLDDFVKKSSLICCSPAGLKRLGPQTVQIAQLEGLDAHARSVSHRLDDDA, from the coding sequence ATCAAGCTACTCCGTTTTGACGACCCGGATTTTGCTGAGTCTTTCGCCCATATTGAAAATCGCGCCGAGGAGATTCCCGCCGACATCGATACCACGGTGCGGGCGATTATCGACGCTGTGCAGCAACGCGGCGACGCTGCGCTGCAGGAGTATACCCTGCGTTTTGACCGTCTTGATCTGACAGCCCAGGGCATGGAAGTCAGTGCTGACGAGATGGCGGAAGCCGTCGCCAAGGTCAGCGCGGACGATCTTGCCGCCCTGAAACTGGCGGCTGAACGGATCAGTGCTTATCACCGTCGGCAGAAGCAGGAAACATGGCTGTCCACCGACGAGAGCGATATTTTGCTCGGCCAGATGATCCGCCCGCTGGATCGGGTCGGCATCTATGTTCCCGGAGGTAAGGCCGCTTATCCGTCGTCGGTGCTGATGAACGCCATCCCCGCCAAAGTGGCCGGTGTGCCGGAAGTGATCATGGTGGTGCCGATGCCCAATGGCGAGGCCAATCCCCATGTACTGGCTGCTGCGCATATTGCCGGAGTGGATCGTATTTTCCGCGTTGGCGGCGCTCAGGCTGTGGCCGCATTGGCCTACGGCACTGAGACCATTCCGCGGGTGGATAAAATTACCGGACCCGGCAACATCTACGTGGCCACGGCCAAGAAGATGGTGTTTGGTCAGGTCGATATTGACATGATCGCCGGTCCCAGCGAGATTCTGGTGGTTAACGACGGCAGCGGCTGTGCCCGCCACATTGCCGCTGACCTGCTGTCGCAGGCCGAGCACGATGAGCTGGCGTCCGCCGTGCTGGTCACCAGCTGCGACACCATGGCCAAAGAGGTTGCCGCCGAGGTGGAAAAACAGCTGGCCCTGTTGCCGCGTAATGCCATTGCCCGCTCTTCCATTGATGAGTACGGTGCCATCATTGTCGCCGACGATCTCGATCAGGTGCTGGAGTTTTGCAACCGCATTGCTACTGAGCACTTGGAACTGGCTGTCGATAACCCCTTTGACCTGCTGCCGAAGGTGCGTCATGCCGGAGCGATTTTCATGGGCCACCATACCCCGGAAGCGCTCGGCGATTATCTGGCCGGTCCGAACCACACCCTGCCCACCGGTGGCACGGCGCGGTTCTTTTCGCCGTTATCGCTGGATGATTTCGTCAAGAAGTCGAGCCTGATCTGCTGCTCACCGGCCGGATTGAAACGGCTGGGACCGCAGACGGTACAGATTGCTCAACTGGAGGGGTTGGACGCCCATGCCCGTTCGGTCAGCCACCGGCTGGATGACGACGCGTAA
- the hisG gene encoding ATP phosphoribosyltransferase gives MSDYITFALPKGRILEDSMELFAKIGITCPEMKEKNRKLVFENKEDKLRFMAVRATDVPTYVEYGCADIGVVGKDTLLEQDKDLYEPLDLNFGYCRLVVAEPKALSEQDDPASWSNIRVATKYPKVTERYFASKGVQVELIKLYGSIELAPLVGLSERIVDLVSTGATLRDNGMVEVETIAEVTTRLIVNRASMKTKHERIRQIIDGLEKVIADTPKISQ, from the coding sequence ATGAGTGATTACATCACCTTTGCCCTGCCCAAAGGGCGCATCTTGGAAGATTCCATGGAGTTGTTTGCCAAGATCGGCATCACCTGCCCGGAAATGAAAGAAAAAAACCGCAAACTGGTTTTTGAAAATAAAGAGGATAAACTGCGTTTCATGGCGGTTCGCGCTACCGACGTGCCCACCTATGTCGAGTACGGCTGCGCCGATATCGGCGTGGTTGGTAAGGATACCCTGCTTGAGCAGGATAAGGATCTCTACGAGCCGCTCGATCTGAATTTCGGCTATTGCCGCCTGGTGGTGGCTGAACCCAAGGCGTTGAGTGAGCAGGACGATCCGGCCAGTTGGTCGAACATCCGTGTTGCCACCAAGTATCCCAAGGTTACCGAGCGCTATTTTGCCAGTAAGGGTGTTCAGGTGGAACTGATTAAACTTTATGGCTCCATTGAGCTGGCGCCGCTGGTCGGTTTGTCGGAGCGGATTGTCGACCTGGTGTCCACCGGAGCGACGCTGCGCGACAACGGCATGGTGGAAGTGGAAACCATCGCCGAGGTCACGACGCGATTGATTGTCAATCGTGCCAGCATGAAAACCAAACACGAGCGGATTCGCCAGATCATTGATGGTCTGGAAAAGGTGATTGCCGATACACCAAAAATCTCTCAATAG
- the murA gene encoding UDP-N-acetylglucosamine 1-carboxyvinyltransferase translates to MKKIVIHGGRRLQGTVEVSGAKNAALPLLCATLLCPGEHRLGNVPDLRDIQTVVKLLETLGATAVFENGQVRVNADRVVNVEAPYDLVKTMRASVLVLGPLVARLGQARVSLPGGCAIGARPIDLHLKGLEAMGAEITLDHGYVEARAEKLRGATIYFDTPTVGGTENLMMAAALAEGTTVLENAACEPEIVDLANALNAMGACVRGAGSDTVTIEGVDSLQPMDHQVMMDRIEAGTFMVAAAMTRGDVLLSNADADCLEAVISKLREAGAEVILGDDGIRVRGPEEIQPLQIKTRPHPGFPTDMQAQFMAMLTLAKGTSVIAENVFENRFMHVCELQRLGSKIRIDGKQAMVEGVEQLLGAPVMATDLRASASLVLAGLAADNTTEVSRIYHLDRGYERLEEKLLALGADIRRVAEDA, encoded by the coding sequence GTGAAGAAGATTGTCATCCACGGCGGACGCCGTCTGCAGGGGACTGTTGAAGTGAGCGGGGCGAAAAACGCCGCGCTGCCGCTGTTGTGCGCAACCCTGTTGTGCCCCGGTGAGCACCGCCTCGGCAATGTGCCGGACCTGCGTGATATCCAAACTGTTGTGAAACTGTTGGAGACCCTCGGTGCGACGGCAGTCTTTGAAAATGGCCAGGTGCGCGTCAACGCCGATCGTGTGGTCAATGTCGAAGCGCCCTACGATCTGGTTAAAACCATGCGCGCCTCGGTGCTGGTGCTCGGTCCGCTGGTCGCCCGACTTGGTCAGGCGCGGGTCAGTTTGCCCGGCGGTTGTGCGATTGGTGCCCGCCCCATCGACCTGCATCTTAAAGGGCTTGAAGCCATGGGTGCCGAGATCACCCTGGATCACGGCTATGTAGAAGCGCGGGCCGAAAAATTACGTGGTGCGACCATCTATTTTGATACTCCGACGGTGGGGGGCACCGAGAATTTGATGATGGCGGCCGCCCTTGCCGAAGGCACCACCGTGCTGGAAAACGCCGCTTGCGAGCCGGAAATTGTTGATCTGGCCAATGCGCTCAATGCCATGGGCGCCTGTGTGCGTGGGGCTGGCAGCGACACGGTGACCATTGAAGGGGTGGACAGCCTGCAGCCGATGGATCATCAGGTGATGATGGACCGTATTGAGGCTGGCACTTTTATGGTTGCCGCGGCCATGACGCGTGGTGATGTGCTGCTCAGTAACGCCGATGCCGACTGTCTTGAAGCGGTGATTAGCAAGTTACGTGAAGCTGGTGCCGAAGTTATTCTCGGTGATGATGGCATTCGCGTACGCGGCCCGGAAGAGATCCAGCCGTTGCAGATCAAGACCCGGCCGCATCCCGGTTTCCCGACGGATATGCAGGCCCAGTTCATGGCCATGCTGACGTTGGCCAAAGGAACCAGCGTTATTGCCGAGAACGTGTTTGAGAACCGCTTTATGCACGTGTGTGAATTACAGCGGCTCGGTTCGAAAATCCGTATTGACGGCAAGCAGGCCATGGTTGAAGGGGTCGAACAGTTGCTCGGTGCGCCGGTGATGGCCACGGATCTGCGCGCCAGTGCCTCACTGGTGCTGGCCGGACTGGCTGCGGACAATACCACGGAAGTGTCGCGAATTTATCATCTGGACCGCGGCTATGAACGACTGGAAGAGAAACTGCTGGCCTTAGGCGCCGATATCCGCCGCGTGGCGGAGGACGCCTGA
- the prmC gene encoding peptide chain release factor N(5)-glutamine methyltransferase — protein sequence MTERWTVLSVLRWTAEYLKEKGIDSPRLDAELLIGDALNKDRVGLYLCYDQPLQPQELTKIRQLVARRAKREPLQYIVGHTEFWSLPFKVAPGVLIPRGDTEILVEEALRLLEDNTTSQQPVLDVGTGSGAIAVALAHSCPDLQVEAVDLQPEALAQAQANAELNGVAERLSFRQQDMAVLSGGPYRLVVSNPPYIREDEMDGLMPEVREHEPAVALQAGSDGLDCYRLLCEQALNLLIPGGWLLVEVGAGQADDVAALMVRHGLPETFQREDYNGIVRVVGGQAPAHTDKES from the coding sequence GTGACCGAACGCTGGACGGTGCTGAGTGTCCTGCGCTGGACGGCCGAGTACCTGAAGGAAAAAGGCATTGATTCGCCGCGTCTGGATGCGGAGCTGCTCATTGGCGACGCTCTGAATAAAGATCGAGTTGGTCTGTACCTGTGCTACGACCAGCCGTTGCAGCCGCAAGAGTTGACCAAAATCCGTCAACTGGTGGCCCGACGCGCCAAGCGGGAGCCGTTGCAGTATATTGTTGGCCACACCGAATTCTGGTCGTTGCCGTTCAAGGTGGCACCCGGCGTGTTGATCCCGCGTGGCGACACCGAAATTTTGGTTGAAGAGGCATTGCGCCTGCTGGAAGACAACACCACATCGCAACAGCCCGTGCTGGATGTCGGCACTGGCAGTGGTGCGATTGCCGTCGCCTTGGCCCACAGTTGCCCGGATCTGCAGGTGGAAGCAGTCGACCTGCAGCCCGAAGCTCTGGCCCAGGCGCAAGCCAATGCCGAACTCAACGGTGTGGCCGAACGGCTCAGCTTTCGTCAGCAGGATATGGCCGTGTTAAGTGGCGGCCCCTATCGTCTGGTGGTGTCCAACCCGCCGTACATCCGTGAGGATGAGATGGACGGATTGATGCCGGAAGTGCGCGAGCATGAGCCTGCTGTGGCTTTGCAGGCTGGTAGTGACGGCCTGGACTGTTATCGGCTGCTGTGTGAACAGGCACTCAATCTGTTGATCCCCGGTGGCTGGCTGCTGGTGGAAGTGGGGGCCGGACAGGCTGATGATGTGGCCGCGTTGATGGTTCGACACGGCTTGCCGGAAACCTTTCAGCGCGAAGATTACAACGGAATTGTCCGGGTGGTGGGAGGTCAGGCACCTGCTCACACGGATAAGGAGTCATAA
- the prfA gene encoding peptide chain release factor 1 has translation MFDKLEEVVDRFQEVEGLLSDPTVLSDQNKFRELTREHAELSEPVEVYRRYRQIQQEIEDNRELMRDDDPDMREMAREELPALEDECEHLAEKLTLLMLPKDPNDGKNIILEIRAGTGGDEAALFAGDLFRAYSRYAEKHRWKVEIMSSSESGVGGFKEVIAMISGENVYSRLKYESGTHRVQRVPETETQGRIHTSACTVAVLPEAEEVDLEINPSDLRIDLYRASGAGGQHVNKTESAVRITHIPTGVVVACQDEKSQHKNKARAMKVLRSRILDAMEAEKHAEMAADRKSQVGSGDRSERIRTYNFPQGRCTDHRIGLTLYKLDAIMQGDLDEVFDALTTHYQAELMAGQENA, from the coding sequence ATTTTTGACAAACTCGAAGAAGTCGTCGATCGCTTTCAGGAGGTGGAAGGGCTGTTGTCCGACCCCACTGTGCTCTCCGACCAGAATAAATTTCGCGAACTGACGCGTGAACACGCCGAGCTGTCCGAGCCGGTGGAGGTGTATCGCCGCTACCGCCAGATTCAGCAGGAGATCGAGGACAATCGCGAATTGATGCGCGATGACGATCCCGATATGCGCGAAATGGCGCGAGAAGAGCTGCCTGCTCTGGAGGATGAGTGTGAGCATCTGGCCGAAAAGCTGACCCTGCTCATGTTGCCGAAAGATCCTAACGACGGCAAGAATATCATCCTCGAAATCCGTGCCGGAACCGGTGGCGACGAAGCGGCGTTGTTTGCCGGTGATCTGTTTCGTGCCTACAGCCGCTATGCCGAAAAACATCGCTGGAAGGTGGAGATCATGAGTTCTTCGGAATCCGGCGTTGGCGGTTTCAAGGAAGTGATCGCCATGATCAGTGGTGAAAACGTCTATTCCCGACTCAAATACGAAAGTGGCACTCATCGCGTGCAGCGGGTTCCGGAAACGGAAACTCAGGGCCGTATCCATACCTCGGCCTGTACTGTGGCTGTCTTGCCCGAGGCCGAAGAGGTGGACTTGGAGATCAATCCCAGCGATCTGCGCATCGACTTGTATCGGGCGTCCGGCGCTGGTGGCCAGCATGTTAACAAAACTGAGTCGGCGGTTCGCATCACTCATATTCCCACCGGTGTTGTCGTGGCTTGCCAGGATGAAAAGTCCCAGCACAAAAACAAGGCGCGGGCCATGAAGGTGTTGCGCTCACGGATTCTCGACGCCATGGAAGCGGAAAAACACGCTGAGATGGCCGCAGATCGTAAAAGTCAGGTCGGCAGTGGTGATCGCAGTGAGCGGATTCGTACCTACAACTTTCCCCAAGGCCGTTGCACCGATCACCGTATCGGTCTGACCTTGTATAAACTGGATGCCATCATGCAGGGCGATCTCGATGAAGTATTTGACGCCTTGACCACCCATTATCAGGCGGAACTGATGGCCGGACAGGAGAACGCGTGA
- the thyX gene encoding FAD-dependent thymidylate synthase, with protein sequence MDVQLLSHTPEPEKIVAAAARLCYSDAGINDLLSADRDQQLRLIEKILKLGHFSVLEHVSFSFGLEGLSRACSHQLVRHRVASYSQQSQRYVAHDTPFAAVEPPSLADHPELQQRYHDLFDQVHHLYKDMLEAGVPAEDARFVLPNAAQTKLVMTMNARELHHFFSLRCCRRAQWEIRAMAKQMLLLCRDAAPVLFAQAGPGCLRGACPEGAMCCGEADAVRQEYGQN encoded by the coding sequence ATGGATGTTCAGCTGCTGAGCCATACTCCCGAGCCGGAAAAAATCGTCGCCGCTGCCGCCCGCTTATGCTACTCGGATGCTGGTATCAACGACCTGTTGTCTGCCGACCGTGATCAACAGTTGCGTCTGATTGAGAAAATCCTCAAGCTAGGCCATTTCTCGGTGTTGGAACATGTCAGCTTCAGTTTTGGTCTGGAAGGGCTCAGTCGTGCCTGTTCCCATCAGCTGGTGCGCCACCGGGTGGCGTCCTACTCGCAACAGAGCCAGCGCTATGTGGCACACGATACCCCGTTTGCTGCGGTAGAGCCGCCGTCTTTGGCCGATCATCCCGAATTACAGCAACGTTACCATGATCTGTTTGACCAGGTACATCACCTGTACAAGGACATGCTCGAAGCCGGGGTCCCGGCGGAAGACGCTCGTTTTGTGCTGCCCAATGCCGCCCAGACCAAGCTGGTGATGACCATGAATGCCCGCGAGTTGCATCACTTTTTTTCCTTACGCTGCTGTCGTCGTGCTCAGTGGGAAATTCGCGCCATGGCCAAACAAATGTTGTTGTTGTGTCGTGACGCGGCACCGGTATTATTTGCCCAGGCCGGGCCCGGTTGTCTGCGCGGTGCCTGCCCCGAAGGGGCCATGTGCTGTGGTGAAGCTGATGCTGTGCGGCAGGAGTACGGCCAGAACTGA
- the rpmE gene encoding 50S ribosomal protein L31, with amino-acid sequence MKEGIHPKYEEVTVKCHCGNSFQTRSTYDKGGELTTEICSACHPFYTGTQKLLDTAGRIERFRKRYAKK; translated from the coding sequence ATGAAAGAAGGGATCCATCCCAAGTACGAAGAAGTGACTGTCAAGTGTCACTGCGGCAACTCGTTCCAGACCCGCTCCACTTACGACAAGGGCGGTGAGCTGACCACTGAAATCTGCTCTGCGTGCCATCCGTTCTACACCGGCACCCAGAAGCTGCTGGATACCGCTGGTCGTATCGAGCGTTTCCGCAAAAGGTATGCAAAGAAGTAG